From the Thunnus albacares chromosome 24, fThuAlb1.1, whole genome shotgun sequence genome, one window contains:
- the chst10 gene encoding carbohydrate sulfotransferase 10, with amino-acid sequence MCEAMRHHWLLLGACGWVLLILMFVSKFINFRAVDDYGERVAGQSWTVSGTKVVKLIPVSSPEKPAPKPSDQPSVPPTAVDWQSVADKRIELLSTVCKNSSLRNLTHVSISKFVLDRIFVCDKHKILFCQTPKVGNTQWKKVLIVLNGAFPTVEEIPENLVHDHEKNGLPRLSSLTPQEITHRLNTYFKFFIVRDPFERLISAFKDKFVKNPRFEPWYKHDIAPVIIRKYRKSHRDSDLAASGLHFEDFVRYLGDVEGRRRMDRQFGEHIIHWVTYAELCAPCEIHYSVVGHHETLEQDAPHILKAAGIDQLVSYPAIPPGITRYNKTKVEHYFSDISKRDIRRLYARYQGDFQLFGYPSPEFLLN; translated from the exons ATGTGCGAAGCGATGCGGCACCACTGGCTGCTCCTCGGGGCTTGCGGCTGGGTGCTGCTCATCCTCATGTTTGTCAGCAAGTTCATCAACTTCAGAGCTGTAGATG ACTATGGAGAGAGGGTTGCTGGTCAGAGTTGGACAGTGTCAGGAACCAAAGTGGTCAAGCTTATTCCTGTGTCCAGCCCAGAAAAACCGGCTCCAAAGCCGTCAGATCAG CCCTCTGTTCCACCTACAGCGGTAGACTGGCAGTCAGTTGCTGACAAACGAATCGAGCTGCTTTCAACTGTATGTAAGAACAGCAGCCTCAGGAATTTGACTCACGTCTCCATCAGCAAGTTTGTCTTGGACCGCATCTTTGTCTGCGACAAACACAAGATCTTGTTCTGCCAGACGCCTAAAGTGGGCAACACGCAGTGGAAGAAGGTCCTCATTGTGCTCAATG GAGCATTCCCCACTGTGGAGGAGATCCCAGAAAACCTTGTTCATGACCATGAGAAGAACGGCCTGCCCCGCCTCTCATCACTCACTCCACAGGAAATTACTCACAG ATTAAACACTTACTTTAAGTTTTTCATCGTGAGAGATCCGTTTGAGCGGCTGATTTCTGCGTTCAAGGACAAGTTTGTAAAGAACCCACGTTTTGAACCTTGGTACAAGCATGACATTGCTCCAGTCATCATCCGTAAATACCGCAAAAGCCATCGTGACAGCGACCTCGCCGCCTCTGGCCTGCACTTTGAGGACTTTGTCCGTTACTTGGGTGATGTGGAAGGCCGCAGGCGCATGGACCGGCAGTTCGGTGAGCACATCATCCACTGGGTGACTTACGCAGAGTTGTGTGCGCCGTGTGAGATCCACTACAGTGTGGTAGGCCACCACGAGACGCTGGAGCAAGATGCCCCCCACATCCTCAAAGCGGCGGGCATTGACCAGCTGGTGTCCTACCCAGCCATTCCTCCAGGTATCACGCGCTACAACAAGACCAAGGTGGAGCATTACTTCTCAGACATCAGCAAGCGAGACATCAGGCGTCTCTACGCACGTTACCAGGGCGACTTTCAACTGTTTGGTTACCCGAGCCCAGAGTTTCTACTGAACTAA